Proteins co-encoded in one Phenylobacterium soli genomic window:
- a CDS encoding multiubiquitin domain-containing protein, which translates to MSQPDDVPHHPKPKTYEYFVDNVRYTTDQPALTGAQIKAKVPDWPAGYGLLLDPPGEHGEERLIADDEVVRFDEGHGHLHFTRVPPASYGG; encoded by the coding sequence ATGAGCCAGCCCGACGACGTTCCGCACCACCCGAAGCCGAAGACCTACGAGTACTTCGTCGACAACGTGCGCTACACGACCGACCAGCCGGCCCTCACCGGCGCGCAAATCAAGGCCAAGGTGCCGGACTGGCCCGCCGGTTACGGCCTGCTCCTGGACCCTCCTGGGGAGCACGGCGAGGAGCGCCTGATCGCCGATGACGAAGTGGTGCGCTTCGACGAGGGCCACGGGCACCTGCACTTCACCCGCGTCCCCCCCGCCAGCTACGGCGGCTAA
- a CDS encoding helix-turn-helix transcriptional regulator has protein sequence MKEKAVKPLHISSDTEDFEELLAAHRFIHDLQVEIGAALKVQRVSQTELARRLHVSPARISQMLGGNGSNITARTIARIGYVLGLRPCFSLSDEVEEAWRYEITEAAPPSKVKSYTPSAADGVIGSQFEAAASNDPPPAAEEIAA, from the coding sequence ATGAAGGAGAAAGCCGTGAAGCCGTTGCACATATCCAGCGACACCGAAGACTTCGAGGAACTCCTCGCCGCGCATCGTTTCATTCACGATCTGCAGGTTGAGATCGGGGCGGCCCTGAAGGTGCAGCGGGTATCGCAGACTGAGCTTGCCCGTAGGCTTCACGTTTCCCCTGCCAGGATCAGCCAAATGCTTGGCGGTAACGGCAGCAACATCACAGCTCGCACAATCGCCCGGATTGGCTACGTCCTCGGACTGCGCCCCTGCTTCAGCCTTAGCGACGAAGTTGAAGAAGCTTGGCGATATGAAATCACGGAAGCCGCGCCACCCTCGAAGGTTAAGAGCTACACGCCCTCGGCAGCCGACGGAGTGATCGGCTCCCAGTTCGAAGCCGCTGCCTCCAACGATCCGCCTCCGGCTGCGGAGGAAATCGCCGCGTGA
- a CDS encoding TnsA endonuclease N-terminal domain-containing protein, with protein sequence MVTPDGRPIRSAITGRRVIVTGSYASRKARRTQPHESMNELALFHESEVDVDVLDYRAQPFRFEFLLDGRRTAYIADCFRILSNAPPEVVEVKSDYRHLRDPAYAEKLRLVGEMCRRLGWRFRTVTKEQLLEPKVRRANIQLIQSRRLVHFDTTDVYAATNVLESAGGPTPLGAVCSALGDPRLGMSRAMAMMVARILRIDLSKPLSPASWVTLVNTPRASLREVR encoded by the coding sequence GTGGTGACGCCGGATGGCCGTCCCATCCGCTCGGCGATCACGGGCCGGCGCGTGATCGTCACCGGCAGCTATGCGAGCCGAAAGGCCAGGCGCACCCAGCCCCACGAGAGCATGAACGAGCTCGCGCTCTTCCACGAGAGCGAGGTCGATGTCGACGTGCTCGACTATCGCGCTCAGCCGTTCCGGTTCGAGTTCCTGCTGGACGGACGTCGCACCGCCTACATCGCCGACTGCTTCCGCATCCTCTCGAACGCCCCGCCAGAGGTGGTGGAGGTCAAGTCCGACTACCGGCACCTTCGCGACCCGGCCTACGCGGAGAAGCTTCGCTTGGTCGGAGAGATGTGCCGGCGCCTGGGCTGGCGGTTCCGAACCGTCACCAAGGAACAGCTCCTGGAGCCGAAGGTCCGGCGGGCGAACATTCAGCTCATCCAATCCAGGCGATTGGTCCACTTCGACACGACCGACGTCTATGCCGCCACCAATGTGCTGGAGAGCGCCGGAGGTCCTACGCCCCTTGGCGCCGTGTGCTCGGCGCTCGGCGATCCGCGGCTTGGAATGTCCCGCGCCATGGCGATGATGGTCGCGCGGATACTGCGCATCGACCTGTCAAAGCCGCTCTCCCCAGCGAGCTGGGTCACCTTGGTCAACACGCCTCGGGCCTCTCTTCGGGAGGTACGCTGA
- a CDS encoding Mu transposase C-terminal domain-containing protein, protein MGCPIRFTPGDRWEFKGAELIFERELGDKLLQFSVKRTLAPFQVEQPSGMLVAPDWNWATSSLANGSLRRLPTEETRLAARRAAAEREYASEDAAAIDKQARLRRFVVQGLDKMGVTSGGDAKIQAAVDRLWDEQPNKTAQFEGKPAARTVRRWLAERGSPGSRALRQMISMAGRVKRRSRLETLAQKALVKAALFYWSCPRIHVKDAYARMAVRIERLNRIRAASSANVPALKRPSREALRLLVREFECLETYAERWGERKAELRFKADGRGLAASRFLQLGCLDHTLLDNVAVFDNDALLPLGRPYLTVLIDVRTRCVVGFVLCFEPPSLYQALECVKRANQPKADLAERYPDFPVLAQIFGRFDEIVIDNGWELAGSSYEDALGDAGTSVRWAPVRSPTYKAIVERFFRTLNGQIRKAPGGVLNPELLREMGYDPYQDAALTRAELEGLIWDVLKLYHIEVHDGVGRPPADLWRQDMEAFGIDVIADVRQLEKMAGQMKYPCTLTKSGVQVFGLQFHDEAATAALLQDLISTSPIREQRKGSATARVKIKFNPADLGRIHVWNERRKLYVTLPCTHDGYADGISLWQHERLSEWAEQKGLEFSSEDDRNRARAALIANIERLAPELKVRQRRAMARLLSSPVVQDRLQGRGVVVAHAPSRHDGMAPVVPHDTLASERTDGSTPPTRPPRGKRRRRRVTDVDAGQAPPTPSPERAEDASDIDDWKEFE, encoded by the coding sequence ATGGGCTGCCCGATCCGCTTCACACCCGGCGATCGCTGGGAATTCAAAGGGGCCGAGCTGATCTTCGAGCGAGAGCTGGGCGACAAGCTCCTGCAGTTCTCGGTCAAGCGCACGCTCGCGCCGTTCCAGGTCGAGCAGCCCTCCGGGATGCTCGTGGCGCCCGACTGGAACTGGGCCACTTCATCGCTGGCCAACGGCTCCCTTCGCCGCCTTCCAACCGAGGAAACGCGGCTGGCGGCGAGGCGCGCAGCTGCCGAGCGCGAATACGCGTCCGAGGACGCGGCCGCCATCGATAAGCAAGCTCGCCTGCGGAGGTTTGTCGTCCAAGGCCTGGACAAGATGGGCGTCACGTCAGGCGGTGACGCGAAGATCCAGGCCGCCGTCGACCGGCTCTGGGATGAGCAGCCCAACAAGACCGCCCAGTTCGAAGGCAAGCCCGCCGCAAGGACTGTGCGGCGCTGGCTCGCGGAAAGGGGCAGCCCGGGCAGCAGAGCCCTTCGCCAAATGATCTCCATGGCGGGCCGGGTGAAGCGGAGATCTCGGCTCGAGACGCTCGCGCAGAAGGCGCTGGTCAAGGCGGCTCTCTTCTACTGGTCGTGCCCGCGCATCCACGTCAAGGACGCCTATGCGCGGATGGCCGTCAGGATCGAGCGGCTGAACAGGATCCGCGCTGCATCCTCGGCGAACGTGCCCGCTCTGAAGCGGCCTTCCCGAGAGGCCCTGCGCCTCCTGGTGAGAGAGTTTGAATGCCTTGAGACCTATGCCGAGAGGTGGGGCGAGCGGAAGGCAGAGCTGAGGTTCAAGGCAGACGGAAGGGGGCTGGCGGCTTCCCGCTTCCTCCAACTTGGCTGCCTCGATCATACCCTCCTCGACAATGTCGCCGTTTTCGACAACGACGCCCTACTTCCACTCGGCCGGCCCTACCTCACCGTCCTCATCGACGTGCGAACGCGCTGCGTCGTCGGCTTCGTTCTCTGCTTCGAGCCGCCATCCCTCTATCAGGCGCTCGAGTGTGTGAAGCGCGCGAACCAACCTAAGGCGGACCTCGCCGAGAGGTATCCAGACTTCCCCGTCCTGGCGCAGATCTTCGGCCGCTTCGACGAGATCGTGATCGATAATGGCTGGGAGCTTGCAGGCTCCTCCTACGAGGACGCTCTCGGCGATGCCGGGACCTCAGTGCGGTGGGCTCCGGTCAGGAGCCCTACCTACAAGGCCATTGTTGAGCGCTTCTTCCGCACCTTGAACGGACAAATCCGCAAGGCGCCGGGGGGCGTGCTCAACCCCGAGCTCCTGCGCGAGATGGGGTACGATCCCTACCAGGACGCCGCCCTCACTCGCGCTGAACTCGAAGGCCTGATCTGGGATGTACTGAAGCTCTACCACATCGAGGTCCACGATGGAGTGGGCCGGCCGCCCGCCGACTTGTGGCGGCAAGACATGGAGGCCTTCGGCATCGATGTGATCGCCGACGTGCGCCAGCTCGAGAAGATGGCGGGGCAGATGAAATATCCCTGCACGCTCACCAAGTCGGGCGTCCAGGTCTTCGGTCTCCAGTTTCACGACGAGGCCGCTACCGCAGCGCTTCTGCAGGACCTGATCAGCACTTCGCCGATCCGGGAGCAACGCAAGGGCTCCGCCACGGCGAGGGTGAAGATCAAGTTCAACCCGGCCGACCTTGGCCGCATCCATGTCTGGAACGAGCGCCGGAAGCTCTACGTCACCCTACCCTGTACTCACGACGGATATGCGGACGGCATATCCCTGTGGCAGCATGAACGGCTCAGCGAGTGGGCGGAGCAGAAAGGGCTGGAGTTCAGCAGCGAGGATGATCGGAATCGCGCTCGCGCCGCCTTGATCGCCAACATCGAGCGCCTGGCTCCCGAGCTCAAGGTTCGGCAGCGGCGAGCGATGGCGCGGCTGCTTTCTTCGCCAGTTGTTCAGGATCGCCTGCAAGGTCGCGGCGTGGTCGTCGCCCACGCGCCGTCCCGTCACGACGGCATGGCGCCGGTCGTCCCTCATGACACGCTCGCTAGCGA